From Candidatus Neomarinimicrobiota bacterium, the proteins below share one genomic window:
- a CDS encoding four helix bundle protein, which yields MRFEEIEVWKEARMLSQKIFQLTQNNSFKKDLRFRDQIRSSSGSIMDNIAEGYERGGNKEFIQFLYIAKGSCGETRSQIHRAFDFQYIDQQEYENILKQCVSLSIKISNFITYIYRSKLKGDKYVKK from the coding sequence ATGCGGTTTGAAGAAATTGAGGTTTGGAAAGAAGCCAGAATGTTAAGTCAAAAGATTTTTCAATTAACACAAAATAATTCTTTTAAGAAGGATTTAAGATTTAGAGATCAGATAAGATCATCATCAGGATCAATTATGGATAATATTGCGGAAGGTTATGAACGAGGAGGCAACAAAGAATTTATTCAATTCTTGTATATTGCAAAGGGTTCATGTGGAGAAACAAGATCACAGATTCATAGAGCTTTTGATTTTCAGTATATTGATCAACAAGAATATGAAAATATTCTAAAACAGTGTGTGTCATTAAGTATTAAGATTTCAAATTTTATCACTTATATCTATCGCAGCAAATTAAAAGGCGATAAATATGTCAAAAAATAA